A DNA window from Candidatus Zymogenaceae bacterium contains the following coding sequences:
- a CDS encoding glycosyltransferase, giving the protein MFKKRNTGFSTKEKDLFRQLVRNVSIGCVVTIGPDCGYIGAEFRGIVSRHGTDETIPEIFCFEPVKYSGLDRDPWNQGESFNMPVGISRAALSSDEAAPFWRKPIGLLFLSGNYSYHQLKRDFNQWEPFIVPSGILAVHEGRKTDKDARTLIEVIVSTKKYVTCEKNGGITVLRKVQVTHPHEIPSPPRMRLLIICETLYPTGGLLRFQRAGRVLKKWGHEVCFVVMSEKPKPRIKSDFPIFSFQQARRMHWDAVMVPGAGFSEEIIDRLSIFNRGNFGVRIQHILNDQSRLERFKRVNETFSPNIVIFNNTHWPIGSFTRFQADRFHFLVGGVDLQAFRPVAYQTHPLTPTCWVVGGLAQKNPDPLIESLAHLPERVRIRMFGIDAFKLSLRYKKYIDQGRLELLGILDEQGLQRFYHSVDCVVMTEKNAGWANMVAEGMASGVPVICTPHGTTAFARDKETALVIDDPTPSSIADGITLLMNDEQFCRRLAASAQKVITDGGRYGWAEYAQSLLRLIRHDGRRHYAYAPELGIYGKWPLEARMKDLYPLIERAEGMSIIDFGAAEGIVAREFLKKGAAKVHGFELDPYRVAVANAICSQWADAEFRSADLSRWETFYQAQKDLIEDRYDIVLYLGLHHHLPQNYRKDTFQHIVSLARYYIAIRTTQKTYSDDTIDEILADNGFEEVPVKRDMQPDHLGISRIFKRIEL; this is encoded by the coding sequence ATCGGGGCCGAATTCCGGGGTATCGTCTCCAGGCACGGAACGGATGAAACCATTCCGGAAATTTTCTGTTTTGAACCAGTGAAATACTCCGGGTTGGATCGCGATCCATGGAATCAGGGAGAGTCTTTTAATATGCCAGTCGGCATTTCACGAGCCGCACTGTCCAGCGATGAGGCCGCTCCTTTCTGGCGAAAACCCATCGGCCTGCTTTTTTTAAGCGGAAATTATTCGTATCATCAATTAAAACGGGACTTTAACCAATGGGAACCATTCATCGTCCCAAGTGGAATACTTGCAGTCCATGAGGGGAGGAAAACCGATAAGGACGCACGCACACTGATCGAGGTGATTGTATCCACAAAGAAATATGTGACATGTGAGAAAAACGGCGGGATCACGGTTCTCAGAAAGGTGCAAGTTACCCATCCGCACGAAATCCCATCGCCCCCGCGGATGCGTCTTCTCATTATCTGTGAGACTCTGTACCCAACAGGGGGATTGCTTCGTTTCCAGCGGGCCGGGAGAGTATTGAAAAAATGGGGTCATGAGGTCTGTTTTGTCGTGATGTCGGAGAAGCCGAAACCACGCATTAAAAGCGACTTTCCAATATTTTCTTTTCAGCAAGCAAGAAGAATGCACTGGGATGCGGTGATGGTGCCCGGTGCGGGATTCTCCGAGGAGATCATTGACAGACTTTCCATTTTCAACAGGGGAAATTTTGGTGTTCGGATACAGCACATATTGAACGATCAGAGCAGATTGGAGCGATTCAAACGGGTAAACGAAACTTTTTCACCCAATATTGTCATCTTCAACAACACGCACTGGCCGATAGGTTCTTTTACCCGCTTTCAGGCGGACCGGTTTCATTTTCTGGTCGGGGGGGTGGACCTTCAGGCGTTTCGTCCCGTAGCCTATCAAACCCACCCACTCACTCCCACATGTTGGGTGGTTGGTGGATTGGCCCAAAAAAATCCGGATCCCTTGATTGAATCCCTGGCCCACCTTCCTGAAAGGGTGCGCATCCGCATGTTCGGTATAGACGCCTTTAAATTGTCACTTAGATACAAAAAGTATATAGATCAGGGAAGGCTGGAGTTGCTCGGCATATTGGATGAGCAAGGGCTTCAGCGTTTCTATCATTCTGTAGACTGTGTCGTGATGACTGAAAAAAACGCCGGATGGGCCAACATGGTTGCCGAGGGCATGGCATCAGGAGTGCCAGTGATCTGCACGCCCCACGGGACCACAGCGTTCGCACGTGATAAAGAGACCGCCCTGGTTATTGACGATCCGACTCCATCCTCCATCGCGGATGGGATCACGCTCTTGATGAATGACGAGCAATTCTGTCGTCGCTTAGCGGCATCCGCTCAGAAAGTTATCACAGATGGGGGCCGATATGGGTGGGCTGAATATGCACAGTCCCTCCTTCGCCTCATTCGTCACGATGGACGGCGGCACTATGCATACGCCCCCGAACTGGGGATATACGGGAAGTGGCCCCTTGAAGCGAGGATGAAAGATCTGTATCCCCTTATTGAAAGGGCCGAAGGGATGAGTATTATAGATTTCGGTGCTGCCGAGGGGATTGTTGCCCGGGAATTTCTAAAAAAGGGAGCGGCGAAGGTACATGGATTCGAGCTGGATCCGTATCGTGTCGCCGTGGCCAATGCGATATGTTCGCAATGGGCAGACGCTGAATTCCGAAGCGCTGATTTATCCCGGTGGGAGACATTCTATCAAGCCCAGAAGGACCTGATCGAAGACCGATATGATATCGTGTTATACCTCGGGCTACATCATCATCTACCGCAAAATTACAGGAAAGATACATTTCAGCACATAGTATCATTGGCACGATACTACATCGCCATAAGGACCACCCAGAAGACATACAGTGATGATACAATAGACGAAATCCTCGCCGATAACGGATTCGAGGAAGTGCCTGTCAAGCGGGATATGCAGCCGGATCATCTTGGTATCTCCAGGATTTTTAAAAGGATAGAGCTGTGA
- a CDS encoding sulfotransferase domain-containing protein yields MTQLDHDKGIRFHHDSFEFNDGTKPPHDFDIKRRLKEYSKVRKLVYLERDPRDVMVSLYYQVTGRFKDFFHYEEDISSFIRDEYFGAGNLMRFRDIWATLCDRFDFLTVFYEDCHEDMETVIRKILTYYDFEIDPDALGKAIMDARFENMKKVEESESFEHPWLRPRNQSPKVRRGKIGGYTDELSADDIAYLNDIFGL; encoded by the coding sequence ATGACGCAACTTGACCACGACAAAGGTATAAGGTTTCATCATGACTCTTTCGAATTCAATGATGGAACGAAGCCGCCGCATGATTTCGATATAAAGCGTCGATTAAAGGAGTACTCAAAGGTCAGAAAGCTGGTTTATCTCGAACGGGATCCGCGTGACGTCATGGTGAGTCTGTACTACCAAGTTACCGGGAGATTCAAGGATTTTTTTCACTACGAGGAAGATATCTCGTCTTTTATTCGTGATGAATACTTCGGGGCCGGGAACCTAATGCGGTTTCGTGACATATGGGCGACGCTTTGTGACAGATTCGATTTTCTCACGGTTTTTTATGAGGATTGTCACGAGGACATGGAGACGGTCATACGGAAGATACTAACCTACTATGATTTCGAGATTGATCCCGATGCGTTGGGAAAAGCTATCATGGATGCACGCTTTGAAAACATGAAGAAGGTTGAAGAATCGGAATCGTTCGAGCATCCCTGGCTGCGTCCGAGAAATCAATCGCCCAAGGTTCGTCGTGGAAAGATCGGAGGTTATACAGATGAGTTATCGGCCGATGATATCGCCTATCTGAACGATATATTTGGTCTGTAA
- a CDS encoding leucyl aminopeptidase, whose amino-acid sequence MKKTISAHLPKLIIVHEDPIAVAAPALALGIFSKGDLPPLASAIDKKLGGHISRIISDGDFTGGDASIAVIYPPKDSGVKADRIILVGLGKRENLSLRVLKARAAAAAKRALGLKVAGLTLPFDLGTGAELDAAEYTDAVVLGAMLGAYRFKEFKGKKKSDDEENKDKHIETLTLIGKKDVEISARRARVVADCVYLARDLSNSPANHLTPSSLASRARDLGKKFGLIVDIYAKAEIEKMGMGSFLSVSRGSHEPPALIVMSYLSKKKGINSVALVGKGITFDSGGISLKPSLNMDQMKTDMSGGCAVFATVLAAARLGLDTDVVGVIPATENMPGGGATKPGDVVTAMDGTTIEVLNTDAEGRLVLADGICFAKRYKPAVIIDLATLTGAAVVALGGKTAPLFSTDEGLLGRLQAASEASGERVWPMPLFEYFERDIKSDVADIKNIGKGREAGSIIGATFLKHFAGKEQSWAHVDIAGTARADGDYEWVKKGSTGFGVMLLVKYLERLDENGRL is encoded by the coding sequence ATGAAAAAGACCATATCGGCACACCTGCCGAAGCTGATCATAGTTCATGAAGACCCCATCGCCGTCGCCGCCCCGGCGCTGGCCTTGGGGATATTCTCAAAAGGCGATCTCCCCCCGCTGGCCTCGGCCATCGACAAAAAATTGGGGGGGCACATCAGTCGTATTATATCCGACGGCGATTTCACCGGAGGTGATGCGAGTATCGCCGTGATCTATCCCCCGAAAGATTCGGGGGTGAAGGCTGATCGGATCATCCTGGTGGGCCTGGGAAAACGGGAGAATCTGTCTCTCCGGGTCCTGAAGGCGAGGGCCGCCGCGGCGGCGAAACGGGCTCTGGGCCTCAAGGTGGCGGGACTCACCCTCCCCTTCGACCTAGGGACGGGGGCGGAACTCGATGCCGCCGAATACACCGACGCCGTCGTCCTGGGGGCGATGCTGGGGGCCTACCGTTTTAAGGAGTTCAAGGGGAAAAAGAAGAGCGACGACGAGGAAAACAAGGACAAACACATCGAAACCCTGACGCTGATCGGGAAAAAGGACGTCGAGATTTCAGCGCGTCGCGCCCGGGTCGTGGCCGATTGCGTGTATCTCGCCCGGGATCTCTCCAACTCCCCGGCAAATCACCTGACCCCCTCGTCCCTCGCCTCCCGGGCCCGGGACCTGGGAAAAAAGTTCGGGCTGATCGTCGATATCTACGCGAAGGCGGAGATAGAGAAGATGGGCATGGGGTCGTTTTTAAGCGTGTCAAGGGGAAGCCACGAACCCCCGGCCCTGATAGTCATGTCCTATCTCTCGAAGAAAAAGGGCATCAATTCCGTCGCCCTGGTGGGAAAGGGCATCACCTTCGACTCCGGGGGCATATCCCTGAAGCCGTCTTTGAACATGGACCAGATGAAAACGGATATGAGCGGGGGGTGTGCGGTGTTCGCCACGGTCCTGGCGGCGGCCCGGCTGGGGCTGGATACCGACGTGGTGGGCGTCATCCCGGCCACAGAGAACATGCCCGGCGGCGGCGCCACGAAGCCGGGAGACGTGGTAACTGCCATGGACGGCACCACCATCGAAGTCCTCAACACCGACGCCGAGGGACGGCTGGTTCTTGCCGACGGCATCTGTTTCGCCAAGAGGTACAAACCCGCCGTTATCATCGACCTCGCCACCCTGACCGGGGCTGCCGTTGTGGCCCTGGGTGGCAAAACGGCCCCGCTCTTTTCCACCGACGAGGGCCTGCTAGGGCGCCTTCAGGCGGCGTCGGAGGCGTCCGGAGAGCGGGTCTGGCCCATGCCGCTCTTCGAGTACTTCGAGCGGGACATCAAGAGCGACGTAGCGGATATTAAAAACATCGGTAAGGGGCGGGAGGCGGGAAGCATCATCGGCGCCACATTTCTGAAACACTTTGCCGGGAAGGAACAGTCCTGGGCCCACGTGGACATCGCCGGAACCGCCCGGGCCGATGGCGACTACGAATGGGTCAAAAAAGGCTCCACCGGATTCGGGGTGATGCTCCTGGTGAAATACCTGGAGCGGTTGGACGAGAATGGAAGATTATAA
- a CDS encoding ATP-dependent helicase: MKKYTLKRTIEAAKPDSLSIDYRTELNDEQFRAATYGDGPSLVIAGAGSGKTRTLIYRVSYLIEKGVFPPSILLLTFTRKAAQQMLARAAVLTRSRLDAPSGGVSGGTFHSFAATVLREFSELIGYSPSFSILDRADSDDVISLIRSRMNLDTRERRFPKKKTIGDMFSMSINRSISLKDVVEDRYSQFAREIDALYELWSGYTEYKKKHMLMDYDDLLVYLVRLLEESESTRRTLSSRYRYILVDEYQDTNSLQAKVVSLLADSHRNIMVVGDDSQSIYSFRGADFQNIMRFPELFPDSSVITLEQNYRSTQPILTLANTVIDRAEEKYTKILFTKKGGGTPPALVPLPDESAQSRFVAQRILDLREEGVELDDIAVLFRAGFNSFDLEIELKNRNIPFIKYGGFKFMETAHVKDVIAHIRAATNPNDIVSINRMLLLVEGVGPKAAQEIAAGFGGEASVSRMLASFSDDRRFGAGLARLARALSLVERERIHPAEAIEHIIEYIGPVLTKKYDDHPKRLQDLEHLAVISHKYGTIEEFLTDMALEPPSESISDITPEDPDPERLILSTVHSAKGLEWHSVFVIWAAEGYFPTTYSAESSAELEEELRLMYVAVTRAKENLTITYPVKIITHRGPTFARPSRFVNDIDTDILEPWVVEEEWD, encoded by the coding sequence ATGAAAAAATACACACTGAAGCGAACCATAGAGGCGGCGAAGCCGGATTCCCTGTCCATCGATTATAGGACAGAACTGAACGACGAACAGTTCCGCGCCGCGACGTATGGTGACGGCCCGTCGCTGGTCATCGCCGGAGCCGGCAGCGGCAAAACCCGCACTCTCATCTATCGGGTTTCCTATCTCATCGAGAAGGGGGTGTTTCCCCCGTCGATACTGCTCCTCACCTTCACCCGGAAGGCGGCCCAGCAGATGCTCGCCCGGGCGGCGGTCCTCACCAGAAGCCGCCTGGACGCTCCGTCCGGCGGCGTGAGCGGCGGGACGTTTCACTCCTTCGCCGCGACGGTGCTCCGGGAGTTCTCCGAGCTGATCGGCTACTCCCCCTCGTTTTCGATCCTGGACCGGGCCGATTCCGACGACGTCATAAGCCTCATACGATCCCGCATGAACCTCGACACGAGAGAGCGGAGGTTCCCGAAGAAGAAGACCATCGGCGATATGTTCAGCATGTCGATCAACCGATCCATAAGCCTCAAGGACGTCGTCGAAGACCGATACTCCCAGTTCGCCCGGGAGATAGACGCCCTCTATGAGCTCTGGTCGGGCTACACTGAATACAAAAAGAAGCACATGCTGATGGACTACGACGATCTCTTGGTTTACCTGGTGAGGCTTCTTGAGGAGTCGGAGTCGACCCGCCGAACGTTATCAAGCAGGTATCGCTACATCCTGGTGGACGAATACCAGGACACCAACAGCCTTCAGGCGAAGGTCGTGAGTCTCCTTGCCGACAGTCACCGAAACATCATGGTGGTGGGGGACGACTCCCAGAGCATCTATTCCTTCCGGGGGGCGGATTTCCAGAACATCATGCGGTTTCCTGAGCTGTTCCCGGATAGCAGCGTCATTACTCTGGAGCAGAACTATCGCAGCACGCAGCCGATTCTGACCCTGGCCAACACCGTTATCGACCGGGCCGAGGAGAAATACACCAAGATCCTTTTCACGAAAAAGGGCGGCGGGACGCCGCCCGCCCTGGTGCCGCTGCCGGACGAGAGCGCGCAGTCGCGGTTTGTGGCGCAGCGGATACTGGATCTCAGGGAGGAGGGCGTGGAGCTGGATGACATCGCGGTGCTCTTTCGGGCCGGGTTCAACTCCTTCGATCTGGAAATCGAACTGAAAAACCGCAACATCCCCTTCATAAAATACGGCGGCTTCAAGTTCATGGAGACGGCCCACGTGAAAGACGTGATCGCCCACATCCGGGCTGCAACGAATCCGAACGACATTGTGAGCATCAACCGGATGCTCCTTTTGGTGGAGGGGGTGGGGCCGAAGGCCGCCCAGGAGATCGCCGCGGGCTTCGGTGGGGAGGCGTCCGTGTCACGAATGCTGGCCTCCTTTTCCGATGACAGGCGCTTCGGGGCGGGGCTGGCCCGGTTGGCCCGGGCGCTTTCCCTCGTCGAGCGGGAGCGTATCCACCCCGCCGAGGCGATAGAGCACATTATCGAATACATCGGCCCCGTTCTTACTAAGAAGTACGACGACCACCCCAAGAGGCTCCAGGACCTGGAACACCTGGCGGTTATCAGCCACAAGTACGGCACGATCGAGGAGTTCCTGACGGACATGGCCCTGGAGCCGCCGTCGGAGAGCATCTCCGACATCACCCCGGAAGACCCGGACCCTGAGCGGCTGATCCTCTCGACCGTTCACTCTGCAAAGGGTCTGGAGTGGCACAGCGTCTTCGTCATCTGGGCGGCGGAGGGATACTTCCCCACCACCTACTCGGCCGAATCGAGTGCGGAGCTGGAGGAGGAGCTACGGCTGATGTATGTGGCCGTCACCCGGGCGAAGGAGAACCTCACTATCACCTACCCGGTGAAAATCATAACCCACCGGGGGCCGACCTTCGCCCGGCCGTCTCGGTTCGTCAACGACATCGACACCGACATCCTGGAGCCCTGGGTGGTGGAAGAGGAATGGGACTGA
- a CDS encoding ECF transporter S component, producing MKEKQDTVSNTQKREGLGAVRALALMALFSALVTVATLVIRIPIPITKGYFNLGDTLIFIAAALLGPVYGLVAGGVGSALADVIGGYVHFSPWTLVIKGLEGFIAGALLRLFRVDPERIVRAMAIFAGVFLIAGLWMVIGYFSAEYVIYACDITPALAELPFNILQGGLSALAATVICPFLMRGLDERLNPH from the coding sequence ATGAAAGAGAAACAGGATACCGTCTCAAACACACAGAAAAGGGAGGGTCTTGGCGCCGTCCGAGCACTGGCGCTGATGGCCCTTTTCAGCGCCCTGGTGACGGTGGCGACTTTGGTCATCAGGATCCCCATACCGATCACAAAGGGATATTTCAACCTGGGAGACACACTCATTTTCATCGCCGCGGCCCTTTTGGGGCCGGTATACGGCCTGGTGGCGGGCGGTGTGGGGTCGGCGCTGGCGGATGTCATCGGCGGCTATGTCCACTTCTCCCCCTGGACCCTGGTTATCAAGGGGTTGGAGGGATTTATCGCCGGAGCGCTGCTGCGCCTTTTCAGGGTCGATCCGGAGAGGATCGTGCGGGCCATGGCAATTTTTGCCGGCGTGTTCCTGATAGCGGGATTATGGATGGTCATCGGATACTTCTCGGCCGAATATGTCATTTATGCGTGTGATATCACCCCGGCCCTGGCGGAGCTTCCCTTTAACATTCTTCAGGGGGGGCTCTCCGCCCTGGCGGCGACGGTAATATGCCCGTTTCTCATGAGAGGGCTCGATGAGCGACTGAATCCCCATTAG